From the Bacteroidales bacterium genome, one window contains:
- a CDS encoding long-chain fatty acid--CoA ligase: protein MEITRIFDILDRMSVEYQHVQDALAYKQNGHWIKFSVGDYIRYANQVSKALLALGIKEGDKVATVLSNSPQWNFVDMGLMQIGAVQVPIYSTISKDNFKHIFAEAEVQAVFITSRDIYGKIRTVIEEVKSIKAVYLVEETEGVKSWDEFLALGEDIPQQRVDEMKANVGTNDLVSIIYTSGTTGIPKGVMLSHRNFISQCIAVSQILEKDPVKRVMSFLPLCHVYERMLNYMYQYMGISVYYAESIEKLSENLREVHPELFCAVPRVIEKSFDRIMAKGRELKGIKRLLFFWAVSLGYQFELNKANGPWYELKRKIADRLIYSKWRAALGGSLHIIVSGGATLQPRLARVFWAAGIKVMEGYGLTETSPVIAVANFEPDGVCFGTVGKVLPGVTLGFARDGEILCKGPNVMLGYYKHPQLTKEVIDTDGWFHTGDIGMLVQDTYLRITDRKKEMFKTSGGKYIAPQVLEVLFKASPFIDGVMVVGENRNFPAAIIIPDFQHLRSWCRVKNHPYTTDADAIRDQRIVDRIQREIDQVNTTLDKTEQVKRVVFLDKPWTVEDGDLSQTLKLRRKYLMEKYRDIIDRLYA, encoded by the coding sequence ATGGAAATTACTCGCATTTTTGATATTCTGGATCGAATGTCGGTTGAATATCAACACGTTCAGGATGCCCTGGCGTATAAACAGAATGGACACTGGATCAAGTTTTCCGTCGGTGATTACATCCGCTACGCCAACCAGGTAAGCAAAGCGCTTCTTGCACTGGGAATAAAGGAGGGCGATAAGGTTGCGACCGTCTTATCCAACAGCCCGCAGTGGAATTTCGTGGACATGGGGCTGATGCAGATCGGAGCTGTTCAGGTTCCCATTTATTCCACGATCAGCAAGGATAATTTCAAACACATTTTTGCCGAAGCCGAAGTGCAGGCCGTCTTCATAACCTCCCGGGATATTTATGGCAAGATCAGGACGGTGATTGAGGAAGTGAAATCCATCAAAGCGGTATACCTGGTGGAGGAAACCGAAGGGGTGAAAAGCTGGGATGAGTTTCTCGCACTGGGAGAGGATATTCCCCAGCAACGCGTCGATGAAATGAAAGCGAACGTTGGCACCAACGATCTTGTTTCGATCATCTATACATCGGGCACAACAGGAATCCCCAAAGGGGTCATGCTATCGCACCGGAACTTCATCAGCCAGTGCATCGCCGTGAGCCAGATCCTTGAAAAAGACCCGGTGAAACGGGTGATGAGTTTTCTCCCGCTGTGCCACGTCTATGAAAGGATGCTGAATTATATGTACCAGTACATGGGCATTTCGGTATATTATGCAGAAAGCATCGAGAAACTCTCCGAGAACCTTCGCGAGGTGCATCCGGAGCTGTTCTGCGCTGTTCCCAGGGTAATTGAAAAATCGTTCGACCGCATCATGGCCAAAGGCAGGGAACTGAAAGGTATCAAGCGGTTACTGTTTTTCTGGGCTGTCAGCCTGGGTTACCAATTTGAGCTGAATAAGGCCAATGGTCCCTGGTATGAGCTGAAACGCAAGATTGCTGACCGGCTGATTTACAGCAAATGGAGAGCGGCGCTCGGTGGTAGTTTGCATATCATCGTGTCAGGCGGTGCCACCCTGCAGCCACGCCTTGCCCGGGTTTTCTGGGCCGCCGGGATCAAAGTGATGGAAGGCTACGGACTTACCGAAACATCGCCTGTCATTGCCGTTGCCAACTTTGAGCCGGATGGTGTATGCTTTGGTACGGTCGGCAAGGTGCTGCCGGGCGTAACGCTGGGCTTTGCCCGCGACGGAGAGATCCTGTGCAAGGGACCCAATGTCATGCTGGGTTATTACAAACACCCCCAGCTGACCAAAGAGGTGATCGACACCGACGGATGGTTTCATACCGGGGATATCGGGATGCTGGTTCAGGACACCTACCTCCGGATCACCGACCGTAAAAAAGAGATGTTCAAAACCTCGGGCGGTAAGTACATCGCCCCCCAGGTTCTGGAGGTGCTCTTCAAAGCCTCCCCTTTCATTGATGGGGTTATGGTGGTCGGTGAAAACAGGAATTTCCCTGCGGCCATCATCATTCCGGATTTTCAGCATCTGCGCTCCTGGTGCCGTGTCAAGAATCATCCCTATACAACCGATGCGGATGCCATCCGGGATCAGAGGATCGTTGACCGCATCCAGCGTGAGATCGATCAGGTGAACACTACACTGGATAAAACAGAACAGGTCAAACGGGTGGTTTTCCTGGATAAACCCTGGACCGTGGAGGATGGAGACCTCAGCCAGACACTGAAGCTCAGAAGAAAATATCTGATGGAGAAATACAGGGACATCATTGACAGGCTCTATGCATAA
- the holA gene encoding DNA polymerase III subunit delta codes for MPSLTFEQIRSDLKNKKYFPVYLLTGEEPYFIDELTMYIEEQVVPDDEKDFNLNVVYGKDADAGLIMDYAKQFPMMAERQVVIVKEAQEVRNLEELVPYLENPSATTVLVLCYKYRKLDKRRTLVKTVEKKGVFFESQRIYDNRIPDWIRDFLREKGFEITPKATLMLTEYLGSDLNRIVNEISKLQINIPDKRVIDDALVEKHVGVHKDYNVFELQKALGNRDIFRANQIAMYFASNPKENPLNRVLSILYAFFSKVLIFHQLKDKSKNSAAAALSVNPYFLQDYQTTARNYAPAQLARIISLLREYDLKSKGVENVSTDDGELLKELVFKILH; via the coding sequence ATGCCTTCCCTGACTTTTGAACAAATACGCAGTGACCTGAAAAACAAGAAGTATTTTCCGGTCTACCTGCTCACCGGAGAGGAGCCTTATTTTATTGATGAGCTCACGATGTACATCGAGGAGCAGGTTGTTCCGGATGACGAAAAGGACTTTAACCTCAACGTTGTTTACGGAAAGGATGCAGATGCCGGCTTGATCATGGATTACGCCAAACAGTTTCCCATGATGGCCGAACGCCAGGTGGTGATCGTAAAGGAAGCCCAGGAAGTAAGGAATCTTGAAGAACTGGTCCCCTATCTCGAAAACCCTTCCGCGACAACCGTTCTGGTGTTATGCTACAAATACAGGAAACTCGATAAACGCAGGACCCTGGTCAAAACTGTTGAAAAAAAAGGGGTTTTCTTTGAATCACAGAGGATTTATGATAACCGGATCCCCGATTGGATCAGGGATTTCCTGAGGGAAAAAGGATTTGAGATCACGCCCAAAGCCACCCTGATGCTGACGGAATACCTGGGAAGTGATCTGAACCGTATCGTTAATGAAATCAGCAAATTACAGATCAACATACCCGACAAGAGGGTGATTGACGATGCACTGGTCGAAAAACACGTTGGGGTCCATAAGGATTACAATGTCTTTGAGCTCCAGAAAGCACTGGGCAACCGCGACATTTTCAGGGCAAACCAGATTGCAATGTATTTTGCCAGCAATCCAAAAGAAAATCCATTGAACAGGGTTTTGTCCATCCTGTATGCCTTTTTCTCCAAAGTGCTCATCTTCCACCAACTGAAAGACAAATCCAAAAACAGCGCTGCTGCAGCGCTGTCGGTCAATCCCTATTTTCTGCAGGATTACCAGACCACGGCCCGGAATTACGCTCCTGCGCAGCTGGCCCGCATCATATCCCTGCTGAGGGAGTATGATCTGAAATCAAAAGGAGTGGAGAATGTATCGACCGACGACGGAGAACTGCTGAAAGAGTTGGTATTCAAGATACTGCATTGA
- a CDS encoding AMP nucleosidase: MTTKKDIVTNWLPRYTGMNLEDFGEYILLVNFSQYLELFASITQTEIRGSDRPMPSATAGHITMIKFGMGSANAATIMDLLSVVQPKACLFLGKCGGLKKKNSVGDLILPIAAIRGEGTSNDYLPPEIPALPAFSLQKAVSTTIRDFERDYWTGTVYTTNRRVWEYDERFKKYLQKTRCMGIDLETATIFIVGFANKIPTGALLLVSDQPMISSGIKTEESDQKVSAEFVEQHVRIGIESLKQLINEGLTVKHLRF; the protein is encoded by the coding sequence ATAACAACGAAAAAAGATATCGTAACCAACTGGCTTCCCAGGTACACGGGAATGAATCTGGAGGATTTCGGCGAGTATATCCTGCTGGTCAATTTCAGTCAATACCTCGAATTGTTTGCCAGCATCACCCAAACGGAGATCAGGGGCAGTGACCGGCCAATGCCCAGTGCCACAGCGGGCCATATCACCATGATCAAGTTTGGCATGGGCAGCGCCAATGCAGCCACGATCATGGACCTGCTGAGCGTTGTCCAGCCGAAAGCCTGTTTGTTCCTTGGTAAATGCGGGGGTCTGAAAAAGAAAAACAGTGTCGGCGACCTGATCCTTCCCATTGCTGCCATACGGGGTGAAGGAACCTCGAATGACTACCTGCCGCCGGAAATTCCTGCCCTCCCTGCATTCAGCCTTCAAAAAGCTGTCTCGACCACCATCCGTGACTTTGAACGGGATTACTGGACCGGTACGGTCTATACCACCAACCGAAGGGTCTGGGAATATGATGAACGATTCAAAAAATACCTGCAGAAAACGCGCTGCATGGGCATTGACCTGGAAACGGCGACCATTTTCATAGTCGGATTTGCCAACAAGATACCCACCGGAGCATTGCTGCTGGTTTCTGACCAGCCCATGATCTCATCAGGAATAAAGACAGAGGAGAGCGACCAGAAGGTTTCCGCTGAATTCGTCGAGCAGCACGTCAGGATCGGCATTGAATCACTGAAACAACTTATCAATGAAGGACTTACGGTAAAACATCTGCGGTTCTGA
- a CDS encoding peptidase domain-containing ABC transporter: MPGFPFYKQLDVMDCGPSCLRMIAKFYGKTYSLQTLRERSYITREGVSLLGTSDAAESIGLRTLGARLSFDQLKEEAPLPAIVHWRQKHFIVVYKIKKDRIYCADPAIGLVRYPAGEFLQGWASTVKEGEKQGVALLLEPSPDFYALEDEPVRKNNLKYLLSYLKPHRKYLIQVLLGIFIASLLQLIFPFLTQSIVDIGINNQDLGFITLVLIAQLVLFISQTAVEFIRGWIMLHINTRVNVALISDFLAKLMRLPIGFFDTKMMGDLLQRIGDHRRIEAFLTGSSLNIVFSSFTFLIFTIVLAIYSWKILVVFLAGSLLYVLWVYLFLRKRRELDYKRFAHLSENQGNLIQLITGMQEIKLNNCEKQKRWEWERIQARIFRVNLKGLSLNQYQQAGAVFFDQLKNIIITFMAAKAVVDGNMTLGMMVAVQYIIGQLNAPVEQLIQFIRSAQDAQISLERLGEIHQKEDEESFGQSKITILPRQREITLSGVAFQYEGPHSPFVLKDIDLAIPEHKVTAIVGPSGSGKTTLIKLLLGFYRATSGEVRVGEVNLPNLSNRLWREKCGAVMQDGFIFSDTIARNIAVSDEIIDKDKLYHAVKMANIQPYVESLPLTYNTRIGSEGIGLSQGQKQRILIARAIYKNPEVLFFDEATNALDANNEKVIMENLQQFFRGKTVIIVAHRLSTVKNADQIIVLENGMITEKGNHRELTERKGSYYHLVKNQLELGA, from the coding sequence ATGCCCGGATTCCCTTTTTATAAGCAATTGGACGTTATGGATTGCGGTCCGTCCTGTTTACGGATGATCGCTAAATTTTACGGTAAGACCTATTCTCTTCAGACACTCAGGGAACGAAGCTATATTACGCGTGAGGGCGTATCCCTGCTGGGGACAAGTGATGCCGCTGAGTCCATTGGCCTGCGGACCCTGGGGGCCAGGCTGAGCTTCGATCAGTTGAAGGAAGAAGCGCCCTTGCCGGCGATTGTTCACTGGCGCCAGAAACATTTCATTGTCGTTTATAAGATTAAAAAGGACCGGATCTACTGTGCCGATCCTGCCATCGGCCTGGTCCGTTATCCGGCCGGCGAGTTCCTGCAGGGATGGGCCAGCACCGTGAAAGAGGGAGAAAAGCAGGGCGTGGCACTTCTGCTGGAACCCTCCCCTGATTTTTATGCCCTGGAGGATGAACCGGTCAGAAAGAACAACCTGAAGTACCTCCTGTCGTACCTGAAACCCCATCGGAAGTACCTGATCCAGGTCCTGCTGGGGATATTCATTGCCAGCCTGTTGCAGCTGATCTTTCCCTTTCTGACCCAATCCATCGTGGACATCGGTATCAACAACCAGGATCTTGGATTTATCACGCTGGTGTTGATCGCCCAGCTGGTTTTGTTCATCAGTCAGACGGCCGTTGAGTTCATCCGGGGCTGGATCATGCTGCACATCAATACGCGGGTGAATGTGGCACTGATCTCCGATTTCCTGGCCAAGCTCATGAGGCTTCCCATCGGTTTCTTTGATACGAAGATGATGGGTGACCTGTTGCAGCGCATCGGTGATCACCGCCGTATCGAAGCGTTTCTGACAGGCTCATCGCTGAACATCGTCTTTTCATCGTTTACGTTCCTGATCTTCACCATCGTGCTTGCCATCTACAGCTGGAAGATCCTGGTGGTCTTCCTTGCGGGCAGCCTCCTCTACGTGCTCTGGGTCTACCTTTTTCTCAGGAAACGAAGAGAGCTGGACTATAAACGGTTTGCCCATCTTTCGGAGAACCAGGGCAACCTGATCCAGCTGATCACCGGGATGCAGGAGATCAAGCTGAACAATTGCGAGAAGCAGAAAAGATGGGAGTGGGAGCGGATCCAGGCCAGAATTTTCAGGGTGAACCTGAAAGGTCTTTCGCTTAACCAGTACCAGCAGGCAGGTGCCGTCTTTTTCGACCAGCTGAAAAATATCATCATCACCTTCATGGCAGCCAAGGCGGTCGTGGATGGGAATATGACCCTGGGTATGATGGTCGCGGTCCAGTACATCATCGGGCAGCTGAATGCACCGGTCGAACAGCTCATTCAGTTCATCCGCTCGGCGCAGGATGCCCAGATCAGCCTTGAGCGGCTGGGAGAAATTCACCAGAAAGAAGATGAGGAGTCATTTGGCCAGTCCAAAATAACCATCCTCCCTCGGCAAAGGGAGATCACGCTTTCGGGTGTGGCATTCCAGTATGAGGGGCCGCATTCGCCCTTTGTTTTAAAAGATATTGACCTTGCCATTCCGGAACACAAAGTAACTGCGATCGTGGGGCCAAGCGGCAGCGGCAAGACCACACTGATCAAGCTGCTCCTGGGTTTTTACCGGGCAACCAGCGGAGAGGTCCGGGTCGGCGAAGTGAATCTCCCGAACCTGTCGAACCGTTTATGGCGGGAGAAATGCGGGGCCGTGATGCAGGATGGCTTCATTTTCTCGGATACCATTGCCAGAAACATTGCCGTGAGCGATGAGATCATCGATAAGGACAAACTCTATCATGCGGTCAAAATGGCGAACATCCAGCCGTATGTCGAATCTCTGCCCCTGACCTATAACACCAGGATCGGGAGCGAAGGGATCGGGCTCAGCCAGGGCCAGAAGCAACGCATCCTGATTGCACGTGCCATCTATAAAAACCCGGAAGTTCTTTTCTTTGACGAGGCCACCAATGCGCTGGATGCCAACAATGAAAAAGTGATCATGGAAAACCTGCAGCAGTTCTTCCGGGGGAAAACGGTCATCATTGTGGCCCACCGGCTGAGCACTGTGAAAAATGCCGACCAGATCATCGTTCTGGAAAACGGAATGATCACCGAAAAGGGTAATCACCGGGAACTCACCGAAAGGAAGGGTTCGTACTACCACCTGGTCAAAAATCAGCTTGAACTGGGTGCCTGA